The region ACCAAAATGCATTGCGTAAAGTttcactgacagcagcagacagactggAGCCGGACGCGAGGAGTCTCGTGTTAAACCTCACTGTAATTCAACGACCCAGCGGCAGATGGAAGCAGAGGGCCTATGTGGACAATGGGCAGGGTGTTTGTTGCAAATGTATGGGGATGTATGTGTTATATACACTACAAATAACCATTAGGGCCCCGCGTCTCAACATGATGAATGGGAGCATGTGCGGACGATGGCGAAATGGTTTCCTCAGAGAAAAAGCACTGTATTCAATCCAGTCGCCCATAGGTTCCCAGCGCGTCAGTGGTGTGGTGTGAGTCCTGCGTTGGAACATCCTGCATGGGATTTTGTAGCGATGCTATGGCCCTGCCCTGTAAGTAACGAAAACATCACAGCACAACGCTCCCAGCAGCCAGTAATGTGTCTGggtctctctgctttttctccagTTGAAACATCCAGAGCATCAAAACAGCACTGGCTGCACATTTGTTGGACCcatgacttttttcttttttttatctcctctccACTTTTTTACTATTCTAAGCGGTGGAttaaatgaggacatttttgcgTTTAGTTTCCCATGCCTCCAGCTGATACATTTACCTTTCTGgtttccacattttcttctaTCATGCAGGCAAAAAACATCCATCTTTGGGCGCCCATCGGATTTTGCAGCATTTAGTCGACCTGTGTGAACCCGCATCTGAGGAGAACAGATACCGCCCCAGGCGGGAAggtgaaaaatgtgatattagTTTGTTTTCGTCAGGTCACTTCAGGACTGATAAGAAGGGTCATGTTGGTAGACTGCAGCTGGATTGACCACGGCTGCACATGGGAATTGATTTACCTTGTTTACCTCCTGAACAACACACAGCTCCTCACCGCCTCTCTGATTTATTGTCTCCAGCCTCCCTCCCACTGGCTGATCCACTAGAATACCCACTCTCCAAATTGAcctatatttcccaaaatgaattTCGACCAGATCCTCTCTGCCATCGGAGGCTTCGGCAGATATCAGAAAATATTGTACGTATGGATTTGTTTGCCCCAGATCCTCCTCGCCTTCCACATGATGGTGAGCATCTTTACCGGGGCCACGCCACCGCATCACTGCCGCGACAACTCGAGCTCGGTAGCCGGGGACCAGTCCTTCCTCCCCGCTGAGCTCAGCCTGAACTTGAGCCTCTCGGACTCCTTCTGCTTCCCCGCCGATGTCCTGCTGCGGGGCAACCGGACGGAGCGCGTCCCGTGTGGCCACGGATGGGTGTACAGCAAGGAGACTTTCCAGAGCACCACGGTCACCGAGGTAATGAAATGTTATGTTTAATCAGGGCTCAGAAGCAACTTTGATCATTCACAAAGTCACTCTCCTGCATGGAAACAGGTGGAATTGTTCCACTCGGTAGGTGTTCAATATTAGCCTAAAATAATAAGCATTTGGAGCCTTTCTTATAATAAAACCAACGCAGGGCCAATAAACTCAAAAAAAGGAATCTAGCAGCAAACCATCTCAAAGTGATATAATGGTACTATAATCTTTAATACTAAGCATTGTTACCCATAGGCTACCACATTATATAGGGAATGCACAATGTCTTTTTATTATGGTGATGCGATGGCAGATAATAGGCATCATACATGGCTGGATTAACTTGCTAGGGGGCCATGGAGCAAGAATGAGCTTCCTGGCCCCAGTTCATTTCCTCCCTTGTCTATGCAGAATGTGTAGAGAAATCTAATcaaaatgtacatgtatgtatgatACAGTAACAGTACCAATACTGTTGGGTTTCTCCATCCGCTAGTGGGATCTGGTGTGCGACAAAGCTGGACTGAACAGTTTTGGTTCATCCACCTACATGTTTGGCCTGTTGGTGGGATCTTTGGTGTTTGGAGCCATGGCTGACAGGTAGGCTGAGCTGCTCTCCCCTTACCCTGGGGCCCTGTGAGCTCTCACTTTGTACAGACACAAcacatgtctgtgtgcatggCTGCATGAGTGGACACAGCTGGAATCCTTGGCTTGTGATAGCCATGCGTAAGTAGGGCAGTTGTACATCATGCTGATTGAGTGGAAGGGCCAAAGTCGCATACTGTGGTTTGACTGATACTGTTCCTTTTTAACTTTCCTATACAGTAGGTGATGTTTGTGCCATAAACAGCTTATGAAAAATAGTATAATTGTTACGtcataaaaaatactgtatattcagtgttttttgcagTTGTGAAAACATCTCAGAAATAGCATAAATGTTTGTGGGGCACTAAAACTCTCCCATACTGAAGGCATGTTGGCAGGGAGTTGCAGTTTTCACACACTTATACTCTATACTGGCCTGCTTCGACTGGTCCAACCCTGTCACAGCTACAGTAATTCACTTATGAACTCATTTGTGCATGTGCTTTGAGAGCATAGTCATGTCCACTTCTTCTCTCTATGTGCAAGGTACGGCCGACGTTTCGTCCTGCTGCTGTCCATCGCTCTTCAGACTGTGTTTGGAGTCGCTGTGGCCTTTGCACCCAACTACCCTGTCTATGTGATTCTTCGCTTTGTAGTTGGAACCACAATATCGGGAGTCATCATCAATGCTTTTGTACTTGGTActaaccaaacacacacacacacacacacacacacacacacacacacacacacacacacacacacacacacacacacacacacaaacacacactcacactcaaacaTGATGAGACTTAAGATCACTGCAGTTGCAGTAGTAGTGGTAAAAGTAGTGGATGTAAGTGCATTTTAATTGGCAATTGAAGAAGATTAATGAGTTCGTTAATATTGAGAGGAAAATTCAGTCATGACAATTTTGTATCAGATTAGTAAGATTCCCCTTGTGTGCTCCTTTCAGCTTTcggtttttaattttcagataGTAACTGTATTTTTCCAGGCAGCTTTGGATGTTGGCGTACATTTAAGGGATGCAGCtatattattttatgaaattttataattaaaaaaaaaaattctcctaCCCCTTATGCTCACAATGCCCTTCCTAACCCATGgaatatatatgtttttacattttttttttgggggggggggttgacttTACTTGACAGTAGACAGTCTAGAGAGAGACAAGAATTAAAGACAGAGATAGAAGGGTATAACATGCAAGAAGCGTGTCCTGGCCGAGGATCGAATGATGGATGTTGCAGTTTTGTGGTAGGCCACTTACCTGTTAGGCCGCCAGACGTCACAAAGCTTGACAAGGCTGTTCTTCGCATCTAAAAAGTTGACATAGTAGAGATGGAGATGGTTTTTTAGCCATGGTAGTGATTTGGCTCCAGGGATGACAATGTCGGTCactgctttggtccagacttacatatctcaacaactattggatggactgccattaAAATTGGTACAGGCATACATGTTCCCCTCGGGATGATCCTTTACATCTGTTGTGACACcataacttttcatctagtgccatcacCAGATCAAAATTTctatttgtccagtactttggtttatgataacattgctgcaaaactaatgagattcctatcagcctcagctgtactttgtatttagtgcaaattagcaaatgttagcaagcaAACACACTATTGTGAACATGCTAATCTttatacttgctaaacatcagcatgttagcattgtgactgtgagcatgttagctttCTGATGTTCGCATTAAAGGTAAGGCTATGTGTAAATTTTTAGTATCGCTACAtggccaacgttagcattaacagatGTTTATTTCCCAGTGTAGAAGAAATGTTCCAAATTCAGTATCAGTCTTCATTCCTTCACTCACCGATGAAGACTATATTGTAGGAAGCTTGGATTCCTGGCATATGGATTACGGAGCCTGGATAATAGTAACAGTAACAGATGCTCCCAGCAGGCACGACTGTTAAGTATCATTCAAGGAAGGCAGTGGATTAACGTAGTCATCTTATCTGTCAGACCTTCAGATAATGTACCTCAAGTGTAATAACATCTCATACTGTTTTGTGCTACATCCTGCCCCATCCCAGAGCACAAACCCTTGGCACTCTTTCCTCTACCTTAAAGCTCCAAACCACCAATacccatcctctcctctcctctcctctcctctcctctcctctcctctcccctcccctcccctccaaATCCTGCACTGTTTTACCTCCAAAGGCACTGAGTGGACATGCACTAAGAGACGCATGCTGGCTGGTATCATCACGGACTATGCCTTTGGCCTGGGCTACATGCTGCTAGCAGGTGTAGCATATCTGATACGAGATTGGAGAAAGTTGCAACTGGCTATATCAGCCCCAGGCTTCCTGCTCATCTTCTATATATGGTGGGAGATTCAATGGGCATCTGAACATTAGATCCAATGTGTATTATTACAATTCTTGGATATGAATACATGAATACCCTCTTTGTGATCTCTATTTCCTCCTATGCTCTTATTTCTGGCACTCTCCtttgcctctttcttttcccctctccctTCTCTATCTCCTGTCAGGGTTCTCCCTCAGTCTGCCAGATGGTTGTTGGCCAATGACAGGAGAGAGGAAGCCATCGCACTCCTCCGCAAGGCGGCACTTGTTAATGGCCGGGTTTTACCTCCCGCTGCACaggtgtgtctctctcttttactccaAACGCTCTCATCACTCTCATGCTATGTAAGccatatatgtttttttttttgtctgctgcatACTTAATAGACAGGTAAGAGAGcggtgtcaatcttctcatcaaactctgcGAAtgcgaataagtgtatttcttAATTATTCCTATGTCCAACTGTCactaattttctaaaacagctaGTTACTGTAGTCTTTAGTAAATTTTACGTGAGTAAGTAAtgaatttgttggggactattttcagctgtggatcCATAAACGTGGTCTGCTAGTGattatttaaagtaaatttaaatttagtatttaaatttaaaataaactacagggCCCATTTTCATCATAATGTTTATTGATGTGGATTAAATACTTTTGGACAACAATAGAACTCTGTGACAAAGAGGAATAAGAAGTATCAGGCGTACAATACATGTTTGTATGATCACTTCATTGTTGGTCTTGGGTTTTAATTGGATCTGGTGGAAATGGAAGAGAACttcaccagacttatcctttaaagttTTTGATTTATATGTGTGTCCATCTGCGCATCAGGTAGAGAAGTGTGAGATTTTAGGTGGAGGGAAGCGAAGTCACTCGGCAGTGGATCTCGTACGAACACCTCAGATGAGGAAGAGGGCTATCATCTTGTTCTACATCTGGTAAAtcctgtttgtatgtgtgcatgcacatatgcTTTTTAGCGTTATTACCAtcttctctctcgctcttttcTCTTGTGACTATATCCCTGTTCCTCCTCTGCAATCCCAGGTTTGTGAACGTTCTGGTGTACTACGGCCTCTCATTAGGTGTGTCCAGGTTAGGGACAAACCTCTATCTGACCCAGTTTGTGTTTGGGTTGGTTGAGATCCCCGCTCGTTCTCTGGTCCTACTCGTCCTGCCCTGCAGCCGCCGACTCTCCCAGAGCGGCTTCCTGGCTGTTGGAGGACTCGCCTGTCTGCTAATGCTCGCTGTCCCTGCAGGTAGCATGGACACTATGTATTTGCATTCATATAGTTTTCTGACGGGAATGCGTAAATGACTTCGATCACTGCAatcatttctctcctttttgtctttcctgTAATCCTTGTGTCCTTCCTTGTGTCTCGAGATCATCCCAATGTCGTCACTGGTCTCGCCATGGTGGGGAAGTTTGGTATAACCGCTTCCTTTGCTGTAATTTATGTGTACACTGCTGAGATATTCCCCACTGTGCTACGGTAAGAAACCTTTGTCTGCGCAAATTCGGTTACTTTTCTAAACCCAAACACTagtgtttttatctttatctctTAGGGTAATTCCTACAAaatcttttctttgtgttcccATAGGCAAACAGGCATTGGTGTATCAAGTATGTTTGCGAGGATGGGTGGTGTGTTAGCACCCATCATCAACATGCTTCATAATCACAGCCCTGCTACGCCTCTGGTCATCTTCGGTACCTTCCCGCTGCTCGGTGCTGTCCTGGCCCTGGCACTGCCGGAAACTGCCGACAGACCTCTTCCTGACACAGTGGAGGATGCAGAGAACTGGGACGTGAGGTACTATAATGTGACCTCTGTCTTCACTGGAATGGGACTTTGCTTTTTTGGGGAGTGAGGAAAGTAGAATTGGTGTTGAATTGTGGTAAAGTttggtgtatttgtgtatgaTCTTCAtcacaaaaagaagagaaaaagtaaaGTGTGAAAATCATGGAACTAAAATAATGTTCTGTGATTTTCTCAATTCATTTCACACTTTGGTTTACTGCGCAGCAGGTCTTAAAGTGTCACCACAGTTTCTGGATATTCTGGGTCACTTATGAGCTCTTTTTTTCAGAGTGCTTTTACTGTCCCCCTTTACTACTCCATGACCCTTAGCAGGATTTAAAGTCTCACTGTGCTGTTTGTTCCCATGTGAAAACCCAAACTCTGTGAGCTCAGTGTGTACTTTGTGTTTCGTCTCCGGCAGGTCACCTCCGAACAAGGATAACCCTGAGATGTGCGAGGATATTAGCCAATCAGCTAGCAGCACAGAGGAACAGGAGCTACAGCATCTGGCAAGCAAGGCCTAACTGTATTTACATATGCCATTATTCACACATTATATGGCCTCAACTTTGATACCAGATACAGTACTTATAACATTCTCTATGCAACAGCGGGTCAGGATCTGATTTAGAACGCTATGCAACAGAGCCAAACACGTCATCCCCCAAACTAGCATGCAGGTGCATGCACACGTGCACAAAGCAGGCATTCAGTTCTGCTGCTGAAGCAAATCAACAGACTACTGTTTTACCAAATGCAAGTTAACACGTTTCAGTCAGGAATAGTCCTGGTTTGCAGTCTTGTGCATTCCTCAGATgttaacacttttatttttgagaacTGGTTTGATATATCTTAGTTATGTGGGGAGACAAAATAAATAGTTCCGCTAAAGACTTTGCAGACCCACAGATTGCATATTTGTATAAtgcatatttacacatctaAAGGCTCAGCTCAAACTTCTAAACAGGCTGATCTAAAGAATCAGATTGGGCAAGAAGAGTTTAGCAGACTGCCACTTCTTCTCTAATGcagtacacatacagtagtcCCGGTGAGCAGCTATTTTTAGGAA is a window of Xiphias gladius isolate SHS-SW01 ecotype Sanya breed wild chromosome 24, ASM1685928v1, whole genome shotgun sequence DNA encoding:
- the si:dkey-166k12.1 gene encoding solute carrier family 22 member 13 → MNFDQILSAIGGFGRYQKILYVWICLPQILLAFHMMVSIFTGATPPHHCRDNSSSVAGDQSFLPAELSLNLSLSDSFCFPADVLLRGNRTERVPCGHGWVYSKETFQSTTVTEWDLVCDKAGLNSFGSSTYMFGLLVGSLVFGAMADRYGRRFVLLLSIALQTVFGVAVAFAPNYPVYVILRFVVGTTISGVIINAFVLGTEWTCTKRRMLAGIITDYAFGLGYMLLAGVAYLIRDWRKLQLAISAPGFLLIFYIWVLPQSARWLLANDRREEAIALLRKAALVNGRVLPPAAQVEKCEILGGGKRSHSAVDLVRTPQMRKRAIILFYIWFVNVLVYYGLSLGVSRLGTNLYLTQFVFGLVEIPARSLVLLVLPCSRRLSQSGFLAVGGLACLLMLAVPADHPNVVTGLAMVGKFGITASFAVIYVYTAEIFPTVLRQTGIGVSSMFARMGGVLAPIINMLHNHSPATPLVIFGTFPLLGAVLALALPETADRPLPDTVEDAENWDVRSPPNKDNPEMCEDISQSASSTEEQELQHLASKA